One genomic window of Solanum stenotomum isolate F172 chromosome 9, ASM1918654v1, whole genome shotgun sequence includes the following:
- the LOC125876891 gene encoding LOW QUALITY PROTEIN: peptide-N4-(N-acetyl-beta-glucosaminyl)asparagine amidase A (The sequence of the model RefSeq protein was modified relative to this genomic sequence to represent the inferred CDS: inserted 1 base in 1 codon) produces MAVSFFFFFICFSILQIPLFSTATIHKTVLIRPNFTTQQDISPKNXHPTTYFEVTNPIKLPKTKSCSYLVLKHDFAYTYGKPPILTNYTPPSNCPSKKFSKIILEWKATSKGRQFDRIFGIWLGGVEIFRSCTAEPRPNGVIWTVKKDITRYSSLLMTNQTLAVYIGNIVDSKYTGVYHVEIFVHFYPTEKVKNPFKGFDSGADLIVPISRNLPLNDGLWFEIENSTDVQSKEFKIPQNVYRAVLEIYVSFHENDEFWYGNLPNDYITANNRSDIAGNGAFREVIVSLDDVVVGAVWPFTVIYTGGINPLLWRPISGIGSFDLPSYDIEITPLLGKILDGSSHNISFSVTNALNVWYVDANLHLWLDKKSVKTEGKLLEYSSLPLSFSLTSNFTGLDGSFVTNARRSISMTGWVKSSYGTVTTRSFQSLSYSNYMVMGNDANLQVVDQTIEFNDTVYAKTRSFSVQVLESLKKFQLHMYSDGVEIGDKSYAAISNVTLIFDEKRLKYGSSASSVHNLQNAQGYMLVKDQSLDSGLGSTQQIYKYNDDKGCYFRNISSSNYTVLYDKVINSCSKLINTVS; encoded by the exons ATGGctgtctctttcttcttcttcttcatttgttTCTCAATACTCCAAATACCCCTCTTTTCCACAGCAACAATCCACAAAACAGTTCTAATCAGACCAAATTTCACCACTCAACAAGACATTTCTCCCAAGA GACACCCCACAACCTATTTTGAAGTCACAAATCCTATAAAATTACCCAAAACCAAATCTTGTTCCTACTTAGTCCTCAAACATGACTTTGCCTATACATATGGGAAACCACCAATCCTCACAAATTACACACCCCCTTCAAATTGCCCTTCAAAAAAGTTCTCCAAAATCATTCTTGAATGGAAAGCAACAAGTAAAGGAAGACAATTTGATAGAATTTTTGGGATTTGGCTTGGTGGGGTTGAAATTTTCAGGAGTTGTACTGCAGAGCCAAGGCCAAATGGAGTTATTTGGACTGTGAAGAAGGATATTACTAGGTATTCTTCTTTGCTTATGACTAATCAAACTCTTGCTGTTTATATTGGGAACATTGTTGATAGTAAATATACTGGGGTTTATCATGTAGaaatttttgttcatttttatccTACTGAAAAAGTGAAAAACCCCTTTAAGGGATTTGATTCTGGGGCTGATTTAATCGTACCCATATCGCGTAATTTGCCGTTGAATGATGGTTTGTGGTTTGAGATTGAGAATTCTACAGATGTACAGTCAAAAGAGTTCAAAATCCCACAAAATGTATACAGGGCTGTATTGGAAATTTATGTGTCTTTTCATGAGAATGATGAGTTCTGGTATGGAAATTTGCCAAATGATTATATTACTGCGAATAATCGTAGTGATATTGCGGGGAATGGTGCTTTTAGAGAGGTGATAGTGAGTTTGGATGATGTTGTAGTTGGTGCAGTTTGGCCTTTTACTGTGATTTATACTGGTGGTATCAATCCTCTGTTATGGAGACCTATAAGTGGAATTGGCTCATTTGATCTTCCTTCATATGATATTGAAATTACGCCATTGTTAGGGAAGATCTTAGATGGAAGTTCTCATAATATTTCGTTTAGTGTTACAAATGCTTTGAATGTATGGTATGTTGATGCAAATTTGCACCTTTGGTTGGATAAAAAGAGTGTAAAAACAGAAGGGAAGTTGTTGGAGTATAGTAGTTTGCCCCTTTCATTTTCTCTCACGAGTAATTTTACTGGTCTTGATGGTTCCTTTGTGACAAATGCTCGTAGATCGATCTCAATGACTGGATGGGTAAAATCATCTTATGGAACAGTCACAACGAGATCATTTCAAAGTTTGAGCTATAGTAACTATATGGTGATGGGAAATGATGCGAACTTGCAAGTTGTTGATCAGACTATTGAGTTTAATGACACTGTTTATGCTAAGACGCGGTCTTTTTCTGTTCAGGTTCTTGAATCCTTGAAAAAGTTTCAGCTTCACATGTACTCTGATGGAGTTGAGATAGGAGATAAAAGCTATGCTGCTATCTCGAATGTGACTTTGATATTCGATGAGAAGAGGTTGAAGTATGGATCCTCAGCCAGCTCTGTTCACAATCTGCAGAACGCGCAGGGCTATATGCTTGTAAAGGACCAGTCGCTAGACAGTGGACTCGGGAGCACacaacagatatacaaatacaacgACGATAAAGGCTGCTACTTCAGGAACATAAGCAGCTCAAATTACACAGTGCTTTATGACAAGGTGATCAATAGTTGTAGCAAATTGATCAATACTGTATCATAG